The segment acaaaaacagttcaaAGCATCTGATTTTCTCATCTGGGAATGTGGATCCTTCTTCTTGAAGCTCATTAAAATAATGGTGTGTGCTCTGTGCACCCTGATCCGGCATAGAACAGCTATTTCAATAAAATGCTTTGTTGTGGCAGAACTATTAAAAACATAATCCATCATGAAGTTGAAAACATTTCCATTTAGCTTATTTTCCCCTTAAGGGGAACAGTGTTCCTGCTTTCTCCGTTCTTTCCATGAAGCCAGTAGGAGTTTTGGTTAAAACTGTGCTGTATGTACTATTCttgaaaaaaaagttttgtatGTGAAATATTATTTTTCCCTCAAACTTTGAAAgtaccattgtttttttttttaaatcaaagttaAGGCAATAAGATTTCTATTTTGGTTTCCTAAATTATACTAATACAGATTATTTAGCAAgctactttcatttttaattcttagGTTAATAGAACATTGTTTGATTTGGAATATAATTTGGAAGTttggtaaagaaaaaaatcaaacataaatGTTGCTTTTCAAAGTTCAGGtactttttactttaaaaaaaagtaaaaagcacttgtcatttgggaaagagaaaacaaacaaactacttTCCTTTGTGGCTTTGGACGTACGTCTCTCGTTCTGCCTCTGTGGCAGATGCAGAGGCTTCTAAGAGCATATTTCCAAGTGTGTAGCCAAACTGGGTGCAAAACATCAGTTGATTGGTTATGCCATTTTTGTTGGTTTGTATACTTCGAGATTCTGCAAACATTGCAAACCAAGCCCCACAGAGGGCCTTTGGAGGCCACCCAAGGCCACCGTTGGCCACTTTCACAGCAGCTCCTCAGACATCTTCATGAACACGGTGAACAAGGACAAATGCAGGACATGCTACGCTACTCTTGACTCTACCCATTTAAGACGTAGAAAAATAGATACAAACTCTGCAATTCAGATGCCAAGGCTGTCTTTGATAGCTTACGTGTACTATAAATTATACTTCAGATTAGTGCACTGCAAATGAAAAATGGCAGTGACctgtgttgtttgcttgtttactttTTTGAATGCAGAAATATCTACATTGTGACGCTGAGAAGCAGCCTGCTCTGATGATCATTTTCCTTAGTTTTGGTTTGTTAGGCTCTTCCCTTAAATATTGACTTAAACCTTAAGAGCTGGCCTCAGTCGTTTGGCAGCTAGTTGCTGTAAACACAAGCTTTCCAGTGTAGAGAGTCTGGCTGCCAACCCCAGTGAGCTGGCCCTGCCACAATTAGGGGAGAATACTCTTTAGAGACGCTGAAGAACTGACACTCCTGCTATTTACTGTTTGgtgataattaaaaagaaaaaaagtataggaaaaaaaaacatgttggTTTAATTATTCAGCTCCTCTAAGAAGTTAGGTAGAAGCCACAAAGCCCAAGTCACTATAAGTCGGGCATTTCTTTCAGTTGGTTTCCAAAGGTTGCTTTATTTAAGAAGGGGAACAATGAAAATGTATTTGCAAGACTatgttttttgtgggtttttataAGGATTTTTTCTTCCAATAATTTacttttttcactttacatccacatcacagccccctccctcctcccttcccagtcccaccttaaAGTCCTCCCCCATAATCCCCTGCCCTCCTTCTCAGTAAAAGAGAGCCCCATCctggacatctagtcccagcaggactaagcaggccctctccctctgaggcccaaccaggtaggggaaggggatccaatggcaggaaacagagtcagagacagcccccactccactCTTAggagactcacatgaagaccaagctgttcaTTTACCACAGGAAGATTCTACGAACACTTCTGATGATTGGTAGAGCCTTACACACAGAAGATGCTCCTTAAGTAAACTGCAGATTAGTCCTTTCTGATATGACCTTAGCATTCACAGCAACAACTGCTAGTGACTTTCAGCATCCTGTcctggtttgttttctttactgGTTATCTTAAAGACTCACTGGgacttttctatttttgtatGTTCCACATTTGATGCTTTGTTATGGTACTAGATCCATATCCTCAAGAATTAATGTTCAACTGTTAAACTGCTGTAGGCTTTAATAGTAATGACAATAAAATGTCCCTTAAGAAAATATATCATTAATGAAGACAGAGTTCAAAGTTGAAGAGCTTTGCAGTTGGCATAGTGTTCGTAGGATGATTGTAGAAACATAATTCTTCTTACTATTTAATGAATCATCTCTTTGATGCCTTGCTCTGGTCTTTAGAAGTTACAAGTTAGTACCATCAGCTATGCTGTAATAAGTGaggttttatataaattttagaatGAAGTTAGAGTCTGCccagatgactcagaggttaagagaataAACTGTTCTTCTAGGGGGCACAAATTTGGgctcagcacccacactgggtgacTCATAAACACTTTTAGTCTAGCTCCAATAGGTTCTGGTGCCTCTGACCTGAataggtcacacacacactcgcgcgcacgcgcacacacacacacacacacacacacacacacgcacgcatacgcATGCatgctcacagagagagagactcacacatacacatagacacacacatacacaattaaaattttttcaatTCAAGTTTTTCCTGTGATAAAATTAAGCATAGAATTTTATAACAAGAGGCAAGATTGGAACTATAGAACTAAGTTTACTCTATAATGTTCCAAGACAGTTTCTGTAGAACTCATGAAACTTTCTTATTTGATTCTGAAGGGATCTGCCAAGTTGGAAAAGGCTGAAATTCTGCAAATGACAGTGGATCATTTGAAGATGCTCCAGGCAACAGGGGGGAAAGGTAAGGTTTGGTACCATTCTTCACCCCCTTCctaactttctcttttcttctttccccttccttcatAAGGAAGCCACCATTGAACATCCCTCTAACAAGCCGAGATAGGCAGCCCCAGATTAAAGCTCTGGAAGTCAATGCTAATGGCAGGATTGAACTCGTGGGAAAGAACTTCTAGAACAAAAGAACCACTTGACCCCAGGCTTGTGTTTGCTTTCATAATACTGTGGGAGTAAAGCTTCCTTCACACAGCCTGGTTGGACATTTCTTTGGGGTTTGAGAAGTTCATGCTAGAATctgtacagaaaaacaaaacaaatacacaaacatcTAGATATGACCAAGGCTGGGGTGCACTGCTCTCCTCTCTCACTTTCCTTCAACCCAGGCTGGAGCCGGATAATTTAGCCATTTAAGGGAAATGACTCAAGAATGACTTTTGTCACTGTTGCACAGACCATTTTGGCCTTTCTTGACTTTACACCAACCACAACATTTGAAGTACAGCTACTAAATCTCTACTAGAAATGTCAACAGAACAGGCTCTTCCTAGGGAGAGCTCACAGGAGCAGACATCTACGGATGCCATGGTAGAATGTCCTCTGTACTGGACAGTAGTACATCTGGAAGAATTGTCAGGTCAGAACGAGACCCTCACggtaaaacaacaaacaaaaaaggatgaAATCATGAGAGTCATAATACTCATTCAGATTCCTTATCCCCCTTGCACTCCAGTCCGACTTTAAGTTGCCCTCTTAGCTTCATGGCTCTTCAAGGCTGCCCTTGATATCCATCTCAGCCATGTTTATTGACAactgagcagagagagaaagcttcAAGGTGTAAGTGCTGAGACTGAAGGCTGAAGGTCTCTAAGATGCAACCTAGGCTTCCTCTACACAGTCTAGGGCCCTAGGTCTGTACAAGGCAGGGTCAGGACATGGAATTAAAGGATCTGAAAACTGACAGAACATGTGGCAGGAGAAGAGACTGCTGTACACGATGTCTATAATCCACCTTAGGTCACAAAGTCccaagaaactgtctcaaaccAAGGACAATCAGTATAGAATGTAAATATTCTTGTAATGTAGAAGCCAATGGTTAGATCTTAGAAGTCAGTTATCCCACCCAACTTGGCTGCAACCTTTGACCTGAGTTGGAAGTAACCTGCTGGTCTTCAAGGGTTAAGCTAGCAGCATGTGCTCCACAGGTCCTGAGTAGGGTAGGGTGACTGTCTCTAACCTGCTACCTTGGGATTCCAGTAGAGCCGTGAAGTTAGATGTGGTCAAGGAAGGCCATGGATTACTCTGCTTTCTCTCAAGTTGGTACCCATGAGGTAAAGAATTGCTGCCCAAGGCTCAAATATTTGGCATGCATTGTACTTCTAAAGAGTAAGGTTGTCCTTATAGCAAGTTTTTTATTACTTCATATCCGTGACTACTTGAGCAGTCCTCAATGCTCCCCTGACATTTCCAATCATAAGCCATACAAGTTGCCTGACTGCTGGGTCCCTAGAGAGGCCATCCCAGGAAGAATGTGTAGGTCTTGAACAAGAGGGGCCACCAGTGTTTGCTCACCTGCTCAGACTCCCAGGTGTCTCTAAGGAAGGGCATGGTCTCTAAGGTACTTGCATGATAGTAACTTCGGTTCTCCAGTTCATTAGCTCCGAACTCATCCTCTCTGAGCCCCAGTTTCTCTCTGAGGCCCACTTTTATCCTCTGTAACATAGAGAAAAAGATGAAGGGCTTCTCACAGGTGGTTGTAAGTCAATTTGCTTGAAGCCGAGAATCCTGCGCTGGTACAGGGTAGTGGTTATGGGCGCGTGTTATTTTGGCTCAGGACCCACTTATATGAGACAGCTGCTCATCATCATTTCCCTCTGCTTCCAACAGTAGAATAGGAATTACATAGTTCCTACCCCTTACGATGCAATAAGACCCAGCCATATGCAGTCACATAGCAAGCAAAGGTCACATGTCACTTACTTTACAACCACCAGTGAAATTCAAAGAAGTTAATGTGTTCCTTTAAGTCTGTCACAAGATTATAATAGTTTCCTAGGGGAAGCCCAAATTCTTAATTTTTTCAGTGTCTTTCGACTATGATCAATACCTCCCTCCTTTTGAGAAAGTCAGAAGGTCAAGCCTGAAGGGGACTCTAAAGACTCTTGTGTGGAATCCTTCCATGGAGGCAACCTCCTGAAGAACAACTTTTTCTCCTAATCCCAGGGACTTTCCTAATTACTGCTCTGGGGTCCAGGAGTGAAAACCAGTTTTATTGCTGAAACTTCATTATAGTCTCTTGTTCAGCTTAGtgctgtttctgtttttgctCTGTCAAAGGATAAAATGATACATTGTAAATGCTTtagatgaaaaaaatctattttggaTTAGAGAGGTACTCAGAGGCAGAGTGTATAGGTCCTGGGTCCTATCCTGGAAAAGCCAACTCCCTGAGACTTTttctatttcaaaagaaaaaaaacaaaacaaaacatattgtACTAAACCTAAGACACCCCCTCCCAGTCCCGGAGGAATTCGAAACATGAATGCCCCTATTTTATTCTCTCTTATTGTGACATTTCAACCCTAGTTTAACTCCAGCCCTGCTAAAGTTGTTGTGCATGCCACTTGTAGAGTATCCTTTCTCtactcctgaaaaaaaaaataacatagtAGCCATTGTGTTTTCAGAAAGAGTCAACCCACCTCTAGAGAACACAAGAGTGGAACCTAAGCGGGTAGTTGTTCTTCAAAGCCATATCATTTTCCCCTCTTTTGCTCCCTCACCTCTGACTCGCCTCAACCCTTCTTTAGGCTACTTTGACGCCCATGCCCTTGCCACGGACTTTATGAGCATTGGATTCCGAGAATGCTTGACAGAAGTGGCGAGGTACCTAAGCTCTGTGGAAGGCCTTGACCCTTCGGACCCACTACGCGTGCGCCTTGTCTCTCATCTCAGCACCTGTGCCTCCCAGCGGGAGGCAGCAGTGATGACATCCTCCATgtcccaccaccatcaccccctGCACCCTCACCACTGGGCAGCGGCCTTCCACCATCTCCCCACATCCCTGCTCCAACCCAATGGACTCCACACATCAGAGTCAACGCCATGTCGCCTATCCACGTCTTCAGAAGTGCCTCCTGCTCATGGCTCTGCCCTCCTCACAGCAACATTTGCCCATGCAGATTCTGCTCTTCGGATGCCATCAACGGGCACCGTCGCACCCTGCGTGCcacctctctccacctctctcctgtctctttcagCTACTGTGCATGCCGCAGCAGCAGCGGCCACCGCAGCTGCACACAGCTTCCCTCTGTCCTTCGCAGGGGCCTTTCCCATGCTCCCATCCAATGCAGCAGCAGCCGCCGCGGTTGCCGCTGCAACAGCAATCAGCCCACCGTTATCAGTGTCTGCAGCCTCCAGTCCTCAGCAGACAAGCAGTGGAACAAACAGTAAACCTTACCGACCCTGGGGGACAGAAGTTGGAGCCTTTTAAGTTATTCTTGAATCTCTTTGCAATAGTAACTGGTGTCCTCCGTTTCGGAATCAGCTTCAAACCTCTGCACCCGGACGGTAGTCATACAGATACGTCCAGATCTCCACAGCAGCAATAAAGCGATTTGAGAAGAAACTTCCCACAAATGGAAATGtagtattattttttcctttgtttaaggCAGCTTGGCAACTGACATCAACAACTTGAAAGCCGCACACCGGTTTCCATTTAAACTTTCTTGGAAAATACACCGATGTTACCATCCAGTAGTGCATTTATACTCctgatttggaaaagaaaaaaccccATAACTGAGTTCTCCTGATgcaggaagggagaagaaaaaaaaaataccatgtttCCTAAGTGCCTGAACTAAGAAACATAATGTAGCACAAGGTCAGAAGGGTATAACCGTTAAGGTGAGAAAGGGAGAGTGCAGACAAGGTGTCGGGCTGCAGATACAGTGTTCTTTGGGAACCAGAAAGATGAATGAAAGTTAAGTTGaaagacctagttttgtctttgttttctttatacagaCTTGCCAGGCAGTGACATTTAGCAGTGCACTGAAATAAAAATTCCCCCAGAGCCCCCATTAACAAGCATTTCTGGTCTGCCTTCAAGCTTCCGTACCTCTGGTGAGCCCTAGCTTAAAACGCTATGCTTCTTTATGTAAACTTACAGGTATACATGCACTAGAAGCAGTTACCTACTGTGTGCCCACCAGAGGTTCACTCACACGAACGGGAAAACTTCAGTTTGCCAGACTTTGGATTAATTTATTGTTTCACTTGgactatgtttatatatttaactTCTTCAGTTTTCTCCTGACAACATGTAATGTCTGTTCTTGtctgtttgggggtggggggggtgttgCATTTTTGGAAGTAACGAGAGAAGGAGAGATGATATGGAAGGGAAAAGCTACATGATGTAAATGTCTTGGTCAAATCACAACGAATGTATGGAATGAGttgtatataaattatttttgtcCATGCATAGACTAGTGCTACATAatggtgttttggttttgatttttttttatcttaacaaTGAAATAATCTCTTAAGACATTGAAATTGAGCACATGAGATTTTATATTTGAAAGAATAAGGCACAGCATGTATTCTTATGCACTTCGTTTCTCTGCTGTGTGGAGAAAGCAGTAAACAAGAGAATATTAAACATTATGCAAAGTTATActcataaatatgtttttaaaattactgtacctagtctcttctgtattacTTTGTAACTTTTTTCTATGCAAAAGTCTACGTGTCACTAATTAAATGACGTCCTTTTTGACTATTTCATGTGGATGAGTTGCTCCTCAGAATGGCAAGCTGACATTGCCTTTCATGTGAAGCTGCCTTTTACTAACTCCTTCAGCCATAGCTTTGTGCCATTGTTTCAAAAATCAttgaactggggttggggatttagctcagtggctaggcaagcgcaaggccctgggttcggtccccagctccgaaaaaaaagaaaagaaaaaaaaaaatatcattgaACTGATGGAATTcacatttactttaaaataaactttatagaGCTTACGGATTAAAAGCAGGTAAGAattgaaaaggcaaaaaaaatgatcattttcctctactttctgttccttcttatttatttatctatttattgatttataggcagggtctcactgtgtagcttcaGAGCTTGCTTGGCCTGAACATCCAGATCCTGCTGCCTCACACTGTCAGCAGGTGGCATCATTTAGTCATAACGTTCACTTTTGGAGAGGTATAAAAGACTTCCAAATAGGAGAATATCAAAAAATAGTCACAGTAGTGGGACATCGGTAGATACATGATAGGCATGGACGCACATCCTGATGGTGAGTCTCCTGTGTCTTTGAAAGTTTCGTTGCTAAGGATGGAGAGGTTGTAGTTGTGGCCCCCTCTTCAGAGAAGGCTTGAGTCAGATGAAGCTACTAAATCCCTGAGCCGAAGGAAAAacattgaaagaataaaaagaaatcttcgTATATTCATATCAACATGCCCAGATGAAAATATTCGCCTGGAAGGGGAGTCACAATGGAGGACAGTCACACTAGTTTGGTTTTGGAAAATGAAGTGTATGGTACTGTGGGGGGTGGTTTCTGCCTTGTGAAGCTATGTGACCTACTTTTTAGGTCAATCGTTTTCATGTTTgttacaaaaaccaaaaagaatttaagtcttttaaaaattgtttcaggggaaaggaaagaacttTTAGGAGTTGATTTGTTGGT is part of the Rattus norvegicus strain BN/NHsdMcwi chromosome 1, GRCr8, whole genome shotgun sequence genome and harbors:
- the Hey2 gene encoding hairy/enhancer-of-split related with YRPW motif protein 2; protein product: MKRPCEETTSESDLDETIDVGSENNYSGHSASSVMRSNSPTTTSQIMARKKRRGIIEKRRRDRINNSLSELRRLVPTAFEKQGSAKLEKAEILQMTVDHLKMLQATGGKGYFDAHALATDFMSIGFRECLTEVARYLSSVEGLDPSDPLRVRLVSHLSTCASQREAAVMTSSMSHHHHPLHPHHWAAAFHHLPTSLLQPNGLHTSESTPCRLSTSSEVPPAHGSALLTATFAHADSALRMPSTGTVAPCVPPLSTSLLSLSATVHAAAAAATAAAHSFPLSFAGAFPMLPSNAAAAAAVAAATAISPPLSVSAASSPQQTSSGTNSKPYRPWGTEVGAF